In Arachis hypogaea cultivar Tifrunner chromosome 2, arahy.Tifrunner.gnm2.J5K5, whole genome shotgun sequence, a genomic segment contains:
- the LOC112754657 gene encoding CLP protease regulatory subunit CLPX1, mitochondrial isoform X1, whose translation MLIGPTGSGKTLLAKTLARAVNLPFAIADATTLTQAGYVGEDVESILYRLLEEADFDVELAQRGIVYVDEVDKITNKAESRNIVRDVSGEGVQQALLKCWKALWVVSVPDKGASKQHAGDNILVLVEPKNALVKQYRKMFEMNNVNLHFTDTALRLIAKKAMAKNTGARGLRALLENVLTEAMFEIPNKVDLDNVKAVLVDGSLDGPGCGAKILYSVDDGALEDQTSAYVCT comes from the exons ATGCTTATTGGTCCAACAGGCTCAG GCAAGACGTTGCTTGCGAAAACACTGGCACGTGCTGTGAACTTACCATTTGCCATAGCAGATGCAACAACACTGACTCAG GCGGGTTATGTGGGAGAAGATGTTGAATCAATATTATATAGGCTTCTTGAG GAAGCGGATTTTGATGTGGAATTAGCTCAGCGGGGAATTGTCTATGTTGATGAAGTCGATAAGATCACTAATAAG GCTGAGAGTAGAAATATTGTAAGAGATGTATCTGGGGAGGGTGTGCAGCAGGCCTTGCTAAAATGCTGGAAAGCACTGTGG GTAGTGAGTGTACCTGATAAAGGAGCTAGCAAGCAGCATGCTGGTGATAACATTCTG GTCCTTGTTGAACCTAAAAATGCCCTTGTTAAACAATACAGAAAGATGTTCGAAATGAACAAT GTTAATTTACATTTCACTGATACTGCTCTGAGATTGATTGCTAAGAAAGCCATGGCAAAGAACACTGGTGCCCGTGGTTTAAGAGCCTTGTTAGAAAATGTTCTTACTGAAGCAATGTTTGAG ATTCCAAACAAGGTGGATCTTGACAATGTAAAAGCAGTGCTGGTTGACGGTTCATTGGATGGCCCTGGCTGTGGCGCAAAAATCCTGTACAGTGttgatgatggagcgttggaggATCAAACATCAGCATATGTTTGTACATAG
- the LOC112754657 gene encoding CLP protease regulatory subunit CLPX1, mitochondrial isoform X2, whose translation MLIGPTGSGKTLLAKTLARAVNLPFAIADATTLTQAGYVGEDVESILYRLLEEADFDVELAQRGIVYVDEVDKITNKVVSVPDKGASKQHAGDNILVLVEPKNALVKQYRKMFEMNNVNLHFTDTALRLIAKKAMAKNTGARGLRALLENVLTEAMFEIPNKVDLDNVKAVLVDGSLDGPGCGAKILYSVDDGALEDQTSAYVCT comes from the exons ATGCTTATTGGTCCAACAGGCTCAG GCAAGACGTTGCTTGCGAAAACACTGGCACGTGCTGTGAACTTACCATTTGCCATAGCAGATGCAACAACACTGACTCAG GCGGGTTATGTGGGAGAAGATGTTGAATCAATATTATATAGGCTTCTTGAG GAAGCGGATTTTGATGTGGAATTAGCTCAGCGGGGAATTGTCTATGTTGATGAAGTCGATAAGATCACTAATAAG GTAGTGAGTGTACCTGATAAAGGAGCTAGCAAGCAGCATGCTGGTGATAACATTCTG GTCCTTGTTGAACCTAAAAATGCCCTTGTTAAACAATACAGAAAGATGTTCGAAATGAACAAT GTTAATTTACATTTCACTGATACTGCTCTGAGATTGATTGCTAAGAAAGCCATGGCAAAGAACACTGGTGCCCGTGGTTTAAGAGCCTTGTTAGAAAATGTTCTTACTGAAGCAATGTTTGAG ATTCCAAACAAGGTGGATCTTGACAATGTAAAAGCAGTGCTGGTTGACGGTTCATTGGATGGCCCTGGCTGTGGCGCAAAAATCCTGTACAGTGttgatgatggagcgttggaggATCAAACATCAGCATATGTTTGTACATAG